ATAGAACCGACTCAGACTTAGTCCCTGTCCGCAGCACTATCGCCAGCAACTCCTGGTCCGATAAAACCTCTGCTCCCTTCTGCAAGAGTCGCTCACGAGGCAAAAGCCCTGCCTCCTCAGATACAATACTATACATAAGAAAAAACCTCCTACTTACCTATTCGTAAGTGGGAGGGGGATAATTACTATTTCATAGTATTTTTACTACTCTTGGATGTAAATCGACGTTTTATTCTTCTCAAAATATACTTCACAGCAGTTCCTGGACCTACAATAATATATTTGAGAGCACCTTTTATACCACCGATATTATCAAAATTAATATAGGTATTTGGTAAAGTATCAGGTCGGATATTCAATACAACATTATCTACAAAAGGCGTAATATAGATATCATTTTTTGCAATGGCATAATCATAACGTCTTGCCCATGCAAGGTAAACCAGAATACGCTCAATTGAATGCAAAATGGTATGTTGAGGAATTGGTTCTGCTGGGATTTCTTCATCTTGCAAATCAAGGTCAAACAATGGTTTTAAAGCATCGTACTTGAACCAAATAAATGTTCCATAACTCATGATAAAAGTATTCATCTTATCAAAGTCAATATCTCGACCAAGATTCATACGCTCCCATAAATCATTCATCCCCTCAGCAAAACGATTCTCATTCCAAGGATCCACAATTTTAGTATAACGGAAGAAACTTGGAATATCAGCAATCACTAGACCTAGTCTATCATCACGTTCTAAGTTCGCAATAATGTTATCAGCAGGTTGAATTAACATTGAGAAAAGTTCATTTCGCCATGAATCTCCAACCCAATAAGGGTATTCTGGTGATTTTTTCGTATGGAAATGTCCAATATAATCATAAGCAGAAAGTTCATCTTTCAACTTAAGCATTGGAATAACATCACGTCCACGATTCCCAGTAATAAAGATTCGAGCTACTTTTCCATTCTTATCAAGGATAGACTGAATCTCTTCCTTCTTCTCTTCAGAATCCGTTGTTAAGAAGAGGTCATAAGTAAAGTGAAAATTCTCAAATTGCTTCAAAAAGTCTTCGAGTAAGTCGACATAGTAGGTGTGAAGATGTACAGCAATTTTTTTAGTGTCTGAATATGTCTCTGAGCTTTCCTCAATGACTTTGCGATCAAGTAAATAAGGTGGAGTCGGTAAACTCATATCCGACATGTGTGACAAAATGAATTCTACCGGATAGTCCGTTCTATTCTCGATTTCCTTAAGCAAATAAGGTGCAAGGTGCTGGGTTAAATCAAATGTCTTAACCTTAATAAATGGAACCCCTGCATCAAGCAAAACATGAGGATAATGAATTGTAAAATTACTATGGAAAAACTTATCATTTAGTGGAATCGTATTAAGAATCGATTCATACTTAAATCCAGCATCCATAAACTTCTTGGTATAAAGAGTTTCATAATTATCGATTACCTTTTGAACATCTTCGAAACTCTCAACTGACTTCCAGAACTTTTGGAAAACACTAGATTCAACTAAACGTTTTTTAAATGAAATAAAGTAAGATTGCAAATGTTCATGAATATAAATATCACCAGCCTTGATTCCTTGATGATTAGTCATACCCCAAAAATCTACATTTGGGTTTGATTCATATTTATCATAGATTGGTGCCATATCCCATAGAGGACCAAAACAGGTATCATTCATAACAGTGACAGAATCATACTGTTTCAAGTTATCAAATCCAACAAATTCCATACCATCATGCCAAGCAGCAAAATCGTAACCCTTATTCTCACGTTGGATAAAATCATCAATCAAGTGTTTATCACGAAGCTTTTGTACTTCACTTTCACTAAGACGACTATTTGAAATAAAAACCAATTTATCAAACAAGGGTCTCATATGTTCAAGTTGATAAAATACATGTCGACTAATATGATCATATTTATTGAAATGAACATAAAGCAATAGACGTTTCATTTACTTCTCCTAAAGAAATTAATAATTTTAGTTGGTATTGTCCATCTTCTCGAAGTAACAACACTGTTATATTGGATTTGTAAGTCATCATATAAACTCTGTATACGATTCAACTCACTTTGAAAATCTTGATTTTCTTTCTTCAAGATTTCAATATACTCATTTTGGTCATGAGAAATCTGTGATACCTGATTTAGTTTCAAATTCAAGTCTTCTATCTGACGGTCTTTTTTAAAAACTAAGATATCCAAATCACGATCCTTAACGAGGGCCAAGTGTGAAATTCTTTGAATATCCTGATCTGGATACTTGTTGAGATATTTAATTTGAGAATCTAAGATACCAGTGAACCGCCTTTCAGCAGTCTCCAATGTCATAGGTTTTGAATCAGATCCCAAATTCATACGATATACAGTAGTGGAATCACTCAAAAAAGAAATTTTAGTGCGTTTGAATAATTCAAGTTGCAACTCAAATGTATCGTCTGCAGCTGTATCGCTAATTTGAGCAGATACATCTTGCATAAGAGCGGTATCAACCAACCAGGTTGAAGCCATTGTCATTCCTTTCATGACAAGCATCTCTTCGTAAGAATCAATCAAAGGAAGTGCCTTATTAGCAAAGGCATCTTTTTGGATAAGATTTCCGTCTAGGTCTACCATGTCAAATTCGGTATTTGACCATAGTGAATCCGTTGAAGCATCTAGCAAATCAACTTGCTTTTGAAGTTTTAATGGGTCCGTCCAAAAATCATCACTATCACATCTCGCGATGTATTGACCCTTAGCTTCTTGGCAAACTTTTTTCCATGTTCTAGTAATGCCAAGATTCACTTCATTACGAAAAGTTCTAACTTTTTCAGGAAACTTTTTTTGATACTCTTGAATAATCTCATACGAATGATCTGTTGAAGCATCATCAATGATAATAATCTCAAAATCAAAATTTGTTTTCTGATTGAGAAAGCTATCTATAGCCTCTCGTACCCAATCCCCCTTATTATAATTGGTACAAATAATCGATACTTTCATTCAAACTTCCCTTTTTTCTCTTAAGAAAAACTCCACTTCCCATTTCTTTGAATAATACCAGTTGCAGAATCTTTAGCTGACTCGTCATCTTCATCAATATCATCCCTATTTAGAACAATAACTGGAATCTCATCAGCTGGAAGAAAGGCTAGAACTTGGTTATTCGCATCCCTTACAGTAATTTCGAGTTTTAACTTAATATCGTTTAGCCCTGCCAGTGAACACTGATAGTTTACTTTAACATCACCCTTGCCACTTGTTAAATTATCCATCGTATTATCATTGTAAATCCAAATATTACGATCAATATCTGTAAATGAGATAGCAATATAAGTAGGCACATCTTCTAGCAGAGTATACATCAAATCAAATGAAATTGGTTCATTTGGTGTCGCTCTCTTAGAAGACAATAGTGATAACTTCAGATTTTCCACAACTGAACCACTTCTTTCAATTCCTGATTGTTCTGAAGTGATTACTTGTTCTGTATTGTCAAAACTATATTGATTGGCAACGTCTCTAGGCTCGCCTTTGGCTTTAATGTATCCGTCCTCAATCAAAATAGCCTTGTTACAGTACTTCTTAACAGCTCCCATATCATGGGTTACAAGAATTGTTGTTTTCCCTGATTTCTTACGTTCCATAAAGTAGTCATTACACTTACGTTGGAAGGCTTCATCACCTACTGCAAGAACCTCGTCAAGGATAAGAACATCACCCTGTGCCTTGATAGCCACAGAGAAAGCCAAACGGACCTGCATACCAGACGAGTAGTTCTTGAGTTTTTGGTTCATGAAATCTTCAAGCTCTGCGAACTCAACAATCTCATCATACATGGCATCAACTTCTGCCGTCGTAAAGCCAAGCATGGCTCCGTTCATATAAACATTCTCACGTCCAGTTAATTCAGGGTTGAAACCGACACCAAGTTCAATAAATGAAACCATTTTGCCATTTACGGTAACCGTCCCTTGTTCAGGAACATAAATTTGAGAAATAATCTTCAATAATGTTGATTTCCCTGAACCATTTCGTCCCACGATTCCGAAGAAATCACCTTCCTCAACTTCGAAGTCAATGTCTTTCAAGACATGTTGTTCTTTATAGCCTTTGATTCCTTTAAACCTATTTACTAGGGCAGTTCTAAGACTTTGAGTAGACTCAACCGGTAATTTGAAAAACTTACTTACATGGTCCACTTTAACTGCAATTTTCTTTTCTGTCATTAGAGAATCTCCGCGAATTTTTTAGCTTGATGATGGAAAATGTAGTAACCAATAGCAAAGATAACAAGTGGTAGGAAATACGGAATGATAGCAATAGCCTTATGTCCAATTAAATCCCAACCACGTAAGCTACCTGAGAAGACAATAAAATGTCGCAAGTCCTGAATAATTTGTGCTAAAGGATTCAACATCATCAGTTTTGCAATCTTAACTTGTCCACGTTGCAAAATAAATGTCAATGAATAGATAATGGGTGTCGCATACATACCAGCTTGCATAACTACTTCCCAAATCGGACCAATGTCACGGTACTTAACAAAGAGCGTTGCTAAGACAAAGGCAATACCAGCTGAGAAAAGAAAGAGTTCAGCAAACAATGGAATAACTGTCAACCAGCCTAATGAAAAATTAACACCATTTACCAAGGCAAAAACAAAGACAACAAGGAGGTTAATCACATAGTTAATTGAAGCTCCAACAACTGACGAAATAACAATAATTTCTTTTGAAAAATTTAGTTTTCGTAACAAGTCACCCCTTGATACAATTGACATCATCCCCATACTCGTCGCTTCCGAAAAGAAACTCCATGTAACCATACCGATTAAGAGGCCAATGGCATAGTGTGGTGTTCCATCATCAAAACGTAAGAAGCGAACAAATACCAGGTACATAATTGTAAAGAGCATAAGTGGTTTCAAAATAGACCACAAATGACCGATTAAACTACCTTGATAGCGCAATTTGAAATCGGTTTTAACCATTTCTCGTAACAAAATACGATTTTTCTGACTAAAAAAGTCTAACATCTTTCTCTCCTCTATATGCAAACTTTGTAAGAATCAATGTCGTAAACACAGTTGTGTGAAAAGCTCTATTTTTTCGATAACCGTATTTTCGGATACGTGCTAAACGTTCTCTAAATGGAGCATCCATAATTGTCACAAAGTTTTCAATGATTTCCTTATTCTGTGAACTTAACGGGAGTTCTAACAAATTTCTAGCCTGATCTTGACTAGCTTTGATAAGACTCCAATATTTGGCAAAAAGGATATGGGGTCTAACCCAATTTTTCATCCGCTTTCGCAAAGTTCGGGCACCAAGGACATTACTGCTATGCTGACGATAAAGCTCGGTTGGCTCATCAATATAGACTAAGTTACCAAAGGCAGAAGCTAGCAAACCCAGATACCAGTCATGCATCAGTAAATCATGCTTTTCCTCACCAGTCCATAGTTCTGCTAAAGCATGGTTTATCATAGCAACGCCACCAGTAACTGTATTTTCAGTCAACTCTTGAATCAGCTCAGTATTCGCATGGTCAGACTGAGTACGAATCATACTCTCATGCAGGACAGATAAATTTTCATCCACTACCTTTAAATCTGTGTAAATGAGTAAAGGTTTATCCTGAGAATACTTTTTGGCTTCTGCCACTTGAAGTGAGATTTTTTCAGGAAGCCAAAAATCATCCTGATCACTGAAACAGTATAGGTCTGCCTCCCCATGCTTAAGTAGGGCATGGAAACTTTTGATTACACCAACGTTTTCAACATGATTCTCATTGATAAAGTGAATACGTGAATCTCGTGCAGCCAGTTGTTTAATAATTTCAACTGTCCCATCAGATGAACCATCGTCACGTATGAGAAGTTTCCACTCTTGATAGGTTTGCTCTTGGATACTCTTCACTTGTTCTGCTAAATACTGCTCACCATTGTAGGTTGACAGTAAGATATTTACTTTCATGATAAAAATAACTCCTCGTACTCACCTACAATTTTTTTCCAAGTAAAGTTCTGTTCCATGTTCTCCTTAGCTAACTTACCTAGTTCAGAGTAATCTAAAACACCATCTACTTGATCAATCAAATAGGACAGATTGCCCTCATCTTTTTTCCAATAACAAGCTGTATCTTGAGCTACTGACCGGTTAAATGAGACGCCTAATACTAAATTCAAATCAGTTTGTGCCATAGCTTCCAGTAAGCCAGGGTTGGTTCCTCCAACTTCATGACCATGAATATAAGCAAAGGCTTCTTTGCGAATATATTTTAATAGGTCTTGATCATAAACTGTTCCAACAAACTTCACACGTGGATCCGTATCAAACTGTGTTTTAGAACGCAATTCCTCAAAATAAGCATTGCCCTCATGATTACAAATAATAATTAAATCACGTTTTGTTGAGGAACTCATAAACTCACGAATAGCCGTTTCATAGTTATTTTCTGGAACAAAACGACCAAGAATCAAATAATAGTTTTTCTCGTAAGTGTTCCACGTCTTGTAAATATCTCTAACTTTAGCATCCTGATTTGTAAGTCTTGTCGGTGATAAGTCTGTTCCATAAGCAATATAAGTTGTCTTAGACCACGGATAGGCATCTTGAATATAAGTTTCAATGCCTGGATTATCCGAGATAACTAAATCAGCATGTCTTGTCATTACTTTCTCAGAGTACTTTAGATAAGCTTGTACTGGCTTGGGCCACTTAGCTCTTTTCCACTCCAAACCATCTGGATTAATGTAGAATTTACCACCAATTTTATGAATCTTAGTAGCAAAGGGAGCCACAAAAGCACCTATAGTATTTCCTAGAACATAGAAAATCGGTTCTTCTATATTTTCCTCATGGATTATCTTCAAAGCGTAATTAATAGCCATCATATCATAGGCAATAACGCGAGCCGGTCCTAATTTCGGTGCCTTAATCGTGAAACAATCTACACCCTTATATTCGAAATGCTCATAGGCCTTTTGATCAGAAAGGCAGGCAACATGGTATTTAATTTGGGACGAAACTTGGTTGGAGACTAATTGATCTACAAATGTCTCAAAACCACCGTATTTTGCTGGAAGTCCACGACTTCCGATAATGAATACGTGTTGCATAAATCCCCTTTCTAACAAGTCTATAATCTAATCAATTATACCATTTTACAAGGCTTTTGCCTAATGCAAACAGAAAAGCAGCCACCATGGACTGCTTAAAAAACTATTTATAAATTGCTAGAAATTCAGTTCTTCACACCGTAATACTGAAGAATTGTCAACACTACTGACATCAATATAAATAGATTGGCAATAACATAAACAAAGTATTCTCGTCTATCGAGTGCCTCTCCGAAATCTATATTATTTTGAGGATAAAAGACACTAGAGAAGTTAGTGAATAACCCTAATAAGACCAAAACACCAGTGAAATAACGACCTTGTACACCTAAAAAACTGATATCAGCAGTTTGTCCCCACATAAGGTACGAAGTCATTAAAATACCAATTGAAATTCCAGTAGCGACAAGTCCTGTACCTATTTTACTAATTTTAGGTAAAGGAAGAGTTTGAGGTGTCATCAGAAGAATACAACTCAAAAAGATTAGATAGTATCTAGAAATATTACCTAGACCATAAGTTAGCCAACCAAAAGTAAATAATGAGTCTATTTTATTTGGAATCAAGTCAATCCATTCACGAAGAAAGGTCTTGAAAAAGACGTTAGCATGTGCAATAGTGAATTTTATCTTGTCCACTGGGTTTGCACCATGAGTTACCTTACTTGCATTAATATCACTCGATTGCTTCAACCATAAGAAACTTAAAATTGCCGTAACAAAAATTAATAGAGCTGCATAAAGATAGTTCTTCTTAATGGTCATCTTTTCCTTTGGTATAAACAGTAATAAGCCTACTAAAAGAACATATGGTAATTTCATCGTTGCTAAAACTAAGCTCAGTGTTGCAAAAATGATCATATCTCTTAAACTTACTTTTTGTTCCCTATTTATCAGATAACAGAACTGTGCTATCAAATAAAATGTTAATGCGTTAACCATTCCATCAGTACTGAAAGAAGCTGCTAAATAAACACACATTGGTAATAGAGCTATAGAACCAAAGAGAATTTCAAAACCTTTAGCTTTCTTTATAGCAAGACGAGTAATTAAGGCATAGCAAACTAAATTACAAAATCGACCTAAAATAACCAACCATAGGAGACTAAGTCCTAGGATTCTTGCTATCCAAATACCAATCACTTGAGGAATGTAAGGGATAAAAGATGATGCATTGGTAACAATAAAAAGTGAAGAATGTACCTTTTTAAAAGAAACTTTTATCTTATCTAAACCAGTTTGCTTTAAAGGCACCTTAAACTCTTTAGTAACCTTACTAACATCATCTGAGACTTTTAAATCCTTGTCTTTTTTCGGTAGATAAGCATGGAAATCTGCTACATATAAGGCACGAGCAAAATGTGCATTCTCATCTGGAATGTCAAGGTTAGGGGAAGAAACAACAAATAAACTTCCTGAAAGTACAATAGCAATGGCTATTTTGTTATAAAATTTCCCTGGCAATAAAATAATGATAGAAAAGAATATGCCTGTTACTAACAATAAACTTTTAGGAAGATTAACCAGACTTCCCCCTAAATATATATATGTTATTCCAATTGTAAGCCAAACCAGGATAACTTGCACCCAGTGTTTTCGTAAATTCTTCAAAAAATCGGAAGAAACTTCCTGCATTTTTGAAGCAATAAAATCTGTTTGCATTATTACTCAACTACCTTTCACTTTTTTGATGACTGGCCAAACACCAAAACCACCATATTTCAAAAACTTCAAAAAGAATGGAACAACGTAGGATAAGGATGAATTGATATTTACTTTTTGAACACCACGTTTAACATACTTATTTTTATCCCAATGTTTTCCAAAATATTTTTCCATAAAGATAACAATATCTTTAAAATCTTGTTTTGTAGCCTCAGGGTAATTCAACAAACGATACGTATGACCAACACATAAATGCTCAATTGCTAAATACTGTAGTTCATTCTTATACTCCTCAAAATGATTTCCAAATAAATTAAACAGATGAGTTAACGAGTCATAAATATCAAAGATATTAGATTTACTTGAATTCATAATTGACCCGGGAGTATTAATAACATAATTAATAAGTGGTTTCTGAATATAATGGATTTTCTCAGCTCTACTAGTTAAATAGGGCATAACTGCAAGGTCCTCGTATAACTTACCTTTTGGAAAAGTAATGTTATCGTATAGGTCGGTCCTACAAATCTTCGACCATGCAGCATGTTTCACAACCATGAAATCTTTTTTCTTATCATACTTATCAAATTTAGGATTAACAATTAATTCTTTTACCAGATTTCCTTCATAGTCGACTAAATTAATATCGAAAAATATTAAATCATAGTTACTTGATTTATATTTGTTAAACTCTGTTAAAAAAGATCTATCCCAAAAATCATCTGAATCAAGTGACACAGTATAAAGACTATCGTGGATAAACTGTAAGCCAGTATTTCTGACATCAGCTAACCCACCATTTTCTTTATTAAAAATCTCTATATAAGGATATTTCTCAACAAATTCTTCTATTATTTTTTGAGATCCATCAGTACTCCCATCATTTATACAAATTACCTTAAGGGAACACTTTTCAATATCATCTTGATTTACAATACTTTCTAAACATCTTCGTAGATATTTTTCAGTATTATATACTGGAATAATTACAGTCAAATCGTAAGTCATTGTCTTCTCTCTTTAATTCTTTCTCTAAAATAAATAATTGAAATACCAAACACATACACAATCATAACTACTAAAAATGCTAACGAAGCACCAAGCATCCCCCACGAATAGATAAATGTCTTAGTAATTAATAAAGTAACAACTAACATAGCAACATAAATAGCAATCAGTAGGTGTTGCTTTCGCATAATGGTAAGGATGTTTTCAAAAATAATCGCGACAGCGTACAAAACTCCAGCTAAAATCAAAATTGTAAATGGTACCTGATAAGATGCTAAATCTAATCCAAAGACTAGTCCTAATACTTGGACTCCTAGTAAATAAGCTAAACAAACTACTAGTAACCCACCACCTATGATATAAAGCAAAAGTTTTTTGATAATCGAATCAAACTTCTCGTATTCTTTATCCACATACAAAAAAGCAAGTTGTGTAATCAAAGGACGAACCATTAGAATAATAAGGCTCATGAAAAAGACAGGCATGAAGAGAATATTGAAATCTCTTTGCATTCCTGTTTGTAATACTCCCTCAGATAAACCTCGCTCAATGATTAATTTAGGCTCATTCAAAACATAAAGTAGTATGAAACCGTTCAAGAAAAGTGGAAAACACTCCTTAAGGATATCCAGAGACTCATGAATCTTCCTTAGGTCAAATACTCCTCTCCAATTAATTGATTCGAAGTGATGAACAAATCTAAACTCATACAAAAGGATAAAAAGTCCATTCCAAATGGTCAAAGCTAGCAAGGATACAATAAGGGATTTTGAAACAATCAAAGCAAGAAATAAGACCACCGTACTAGTCGAATAACGATAGAACATGGTCTTCCCTGCAATATCCATACGCTCACGTTGTTGAAACAACCCCTGAAAAAGATCAGAGACTGAATCCCAAGCTCGATATAAAATCATCAGAAACGCCATTAAAATAACAGATGAGGTATATCTATTACCTCCTATTATTTTTAAATAAGGTAACAGTGTTACTATCATGGCAAGTATCGTTAAAATACGGGCTTGAAAGTACGCTCTAAACGAATGCTTCTGCCTTACATCTGTTCCATGAAAATTTCGAACTTGAAAAAGACCGATAACTACCCAGAGAGTCCCGATAGACCAGACCAAACTAAATTGGTCCGCAAGAGATGCTGAAGTCAATCGAGTAACGATTAAGAGATATAAAACCGATACACCTGAAGCTGCTAAATTTCCCAGCAAATTCCAAAAATATATCGTTTTTGCATCTGGAAGCTGACTTTTTTTACTCATCTTTCCCTCTCAAGGCAATTGTTTGTACTAAGTTTTTGAACTTTGTATCAAGTTTAGACAAGCGAACTGTTAATTGATATTGATTAATCAGTAGAAGGAAAATGATAAAAAGAAAAATAAAGTTTACAGCTGAAACAATTCCTAACGCACTCGCAATAATCTCAGCTAATTTTGGAAAGACGCTAAATATAAGCAATACTACTGAGAAGAAAATCCAAAATAGTGAATCATTAATTTGTACTTGAGATTTTCTAATCCCTCTAAGAATGAAGGTAACTGTCGCTAGAGATACAATAATTAGAACAATTTGAAACCAAATAGTCATGGAGTCTAGCCTCTCTTTCTAAAGTTTTGAATGAGTAGAATTGACACAAACATATGTGTCATATATTTAATAGAACGAGAAAGAGTCAAATAACTTTCTCCCGCTTGTCTATCTTCCATTCTAACTTGCGCTTCCGCAACTTTTACACCATTACGGATGAGATAAGACACAGTATCTGGCTCTGGACCATAGTTAATATTGAGTGCAAACTCTTTAATTAAATCTTCTGAGAACATTCTCATTCCTGAAGTTGGGTCCTTAATTGTCTTACCAGTGGTAAGTTTAATAGCTGAACTAATTAAGATATTACCTAACATTCGTAAAGAATTTGGTCGTTTCTCTGTAACAAATCGAGAACCAATAACTAAATCAAAGCCATCATTGATTTTTTCTTCCAGACCTTGAATATATTCTGGTAAGTGTTGACCATCTGCATCAAATTGCACCGCTTTTTTATAACCATGCTCATATGCATATCTTAAGCCTGTTTGAAAAGCTCCTGCAAGACCGAGATTCACTGGCAAATCAACAATATTGTAATGATTCTCATGGCAAATTTGTGAAGTCTTATCACGAGAGCCATCATTGATAATGACGTAGTCATATTGAGGATAGTTCTTAATAATGTTGTTAACAACATTTTCAATCGAGCCTTCTTCGTTATAGGCTGGAATAATAATGAGTAAATCTGACATTTTTATACGTAGTTTCTCCTGAAAACTCTATTAAAAAGGTCAGTCAAATATATCCAAATCTATTTAACTGACCTTGATTCTTATTTCACTTCTTGTTTGTAAAACTCTTTCAAAGCATCTTGCCATGTTGGAATGACAAATCCTGTAGCCTTAGCCTTAGCCAAACTCATTGTTGAGTTAAGTGGGCGTTTAGCTTTAGCTGGGAATTGGCTTGAATCAACAGGTTTCACTTCAACATCAGTATCTTTGAGGATTTCAACCGCAAAGTCATACCAAGTTGTATCTTCTGCTGCATCATTTGACAAGTGATAGTAACCATATTCCTTACGGTTTTCAGCCAAATAAGTCATAAACTCTGCCAAAGTACGTGTCCAAGTTGGACGACCGTGTTGGTCATTAACAACTGTAAGTGTCTTGTGAGTCTTAGCAAGGTTTTGCATAGTGAAGACAAAGTTCTTACCATAGTTACCGAACACCCAAGCTGTACGGATAATGTAGTAGTTAGTCACATGTTTTTCAACTAGTTCTTCACCCATGCGTTTTGTACGACCATACTCTGTCTGTGGATCTGGTTTGTCATCAACTTCCCACTCTTGACCGACTGGTTTTTCACCATCAAAAACGTAGTCAGTTGAAATATAAACCAGCGTTGCACCATGTTTTTCAGCAGCCTTAGCGACATTTTCAGTACCTGTCACGTTGATAGCATAGTCAAGCTCTTTACCTTCATCTTCAGCAGCATCAACAGCTGTGTAAGCAGCACAGTGATAAACCAAGGTTGGTTTTACTTCCGCAAAAACTTCATCTACTTTAACAGCATCAGTGATGTCCATCTCTGCCACATCTACTGCTACATATTCTTCGTTACGTTCATCAAGTAGGTGACGAAGCTCAGTTCCAAGTTGACCATTTGCACCTGTTACTAGAATCATATTTTTCTCCTTGTAGTTTTCATTAATAGCACTTTAATTTTATCAAAAAAAGGGTGGAATTTCACCCTTTTTCTTTAATAACATACACCGGTCGTTTCTTGGTTTCTAGGAAAATCTTTGAAATATAGTTCCCGATGATTCCCAAGGCTAAGAGTTGGATTCCTCCGATAAAGAGGATGATTGAGACAAGGCTTGCCCAGCCTGCAACACTCCCACCTATAGTTAGTTTTCGGATAACAACAAAGAGAATTCCAACCAAAGAGATTAAGAATGAGAAGGTTCCCGCCCATGTGGCAAGCTTCAAGGGTACTTCTGAGAAGTTGATAAAGCCATCAAGTGAGTAACTCAATAGGCTCCAGAAAGACCATGAAGTCTCTCCCGCCACACGTTCACGATTTTCATAAGAGACGTAGGCCACATCAAAGCCGACCCATGAAAAGAGCCCTTTTGAAAAGCGATTCACTTCCTTAAGTTCAAGGATGGCATCAACGACTTGACGAGTCATCAAGCGGAAATCACGTGCCCCATCCACCATTTCAGTATCAGAAACTTTATTAATCAACCAATAGAAGGCCTTAGCAAAGAGTGAACGAATAGGTGGTTCACCCTTTCGGTCAGCACGTCGTGTCCCCACAACGTCGTAACCTTCTTGGATTTTGGCATACATTTCGATAAGAAGTTCAGGTGGATCTTGAAGATCGGCGTCCATAACTGTGACGTAGTCACCTTGGGCCGCTTCAAGTCCTGCGAGTAAGCCTGCTTCCTTCCCGAAATTACGAGAGAAAGAGAGATAGTGAACATTCTCAAATTGCTTTGAAACCTGTCTCAAAACTTCCAAGGTGCGATCTTTTG
Above is a window of Streptococcus salivarius DNA encoding:
- a CDS encoding glycosyltransferase family 2 protein, with the protein product MKMSDLLIIIPAYNEEGSIENVVNNIIKNYPQYDYVIINDGSRDKTSQICHENHYNIVDLPVNLGLAGAFQTGLRYAYEHGYKKAVQFDADGQHLPEYIQGLEEKINDGFDLVIGSRFVTEKRPNSLRMLGNILISSAIKLTTGKTIKDPTSGMRMFSEDLIKEFALNINYGPEPDTVSYLIRNGVKVAEAQVRMEDRQAGESYLTLSRSIKYMTHMFVSILLIQNFRKRG
- the rfbD gene encoding dTDP-4-dehydrorhamnose reductase, which encodes MILVTGANGQLGTELRHLLDERNEEYVAVDVAEMDITDAVKVDEVFAEVKPTLVYHCAAYTAVDAAEDEGKELDYAINVTGTENVAKAAEKHGATLVYISTDYVFDGEKPVGQEWEVDDKPDPQTEYGRTKRMGEELVEKHVTNYYIIRTAWVFGNYGKNFVFTMQNLAKTHKTLTVVNDQHGRPTWTRTLAEFMTYLAENRKEYGYYHLSNDAAEDTTWYDFAVEILKDTDVEVKPVDSSQFPAKAKRPLNSTMSLAKAKATGFVIPTWQDALKEFYKQEVK
- a CDS encoding glycosyltransferase family 2 protein; the protein is MKTLAIVVPCYNEEETIHPFLEACQAVERQMANQLAFNYYFVNDGSKDRTLEVLRQVSKQFENVHYLSFSRNFGKEAGLLAGLEAAQGDYVTVMDADLQDPPELLIEMYAKIQEGYDVVGTRRADRKGEPPIRSLFAKAFYWLINKVSDTEMVDGARDFRLMTRQVVDAILELKEVNRFSKGLFSWVGFDVAYVSYENRERVAGETSWSFWSLLSYSLDGFINFSEVPLKLATWAGTFSFLISLVGILFVVIRKLTIGGSVAGWASLVSIILFIGGIQLLALGIIGNYISKIFLETKKRPVYVIKEKG